The Thermococcus stetteri genome has a segment encoding these proteins:
- a CDS encoding potassium channel family protein has translation MEEWDEIEVPTNVKDIFVEMKNTAELMVDLAYSAALFKEKEMAEEVLELEEYLDLLNYNLAVRAVLAARNMKEAEQITSILQMARAIDDISNAAADLAKMVLEEKLHPLITEVILESEETIGKIVVSPESVLVGKTLDELDLSTNTGVWIIAIRRGKRWIFDPDENTKIMPGDILIGRGTRTALDYLKEIARGNIKVVSNE, from the coding sequence GTGGAGGAATGGGATGAGATAGAAGTGCCCACAAACGTCAAGGATATCTTCGTCGAGATGAAGAACACCGCCGAGCTCATGGTTGATCTGGCCTATTCGGCGGCCCTTTTCAAGGAGAAGGAGATGGCGGAGGAAGTCCTCGAGCTCGAGGAGTACCTTGATCTGCTCAACTACAACCTCGCTGTGAGGGCTGTTTTAGCGGCTAGGAACATGAAGGAGGCCGAGCAGATAACGTCGATCCTCCAGATGGCGAGGGCCATAGACGACATCTCAAACGCGGCCGCTGATCTCGCCAAGATGGTCCTTGAGGAAAAGCTACACCCTCTCATCACTGAGGTCATCCTTGAAAGTGAGGAGACCATCGGGAAGATCGTCGTTTCTCCGGAGTCTGTTCTCGTTGGGAAGACCCTGGACGAGCTTGACCTCTCGACGAACACGGGCGTGTGGATAATCGCGATAAGGCGCGGGAAGAGGTGGATCTTCGATCCCGATGAGAACACCAAGATAATGCCCGGGGACATCCTCATCGGCAGGGGCACGAGAACGGCCCTCGACTACCTGAAGGAAATAGCGAGGGGCA